A single genomic interval of Picosynechococcus sp. PCC 7003 harbors:
- a CDS encoding DUF3288 family protein — MPQQDQVHPQANRDRLIVDSLLKGEPTEQALVELARLHLRYEGFPGAREIQQDLKLLFQQWGLTEDVLFAKTREIHAAGRAYKHLRHGEEQQDWS, encoded by the coding sequence ATGCCCCAACAAGATCAAGTCCATCCCCAAGCCAACCGCGATCGCCTGATTGTGGATAGCCTCCTCAAAGGAGAACCCACAGAACAGGCCCTGGTGGAATTGGCACGGCTCCATCTGCGCTATGAGGGCTTTCCGGGGGCGAGGGAAATTCAGCAGGATTTGAAATTGCTGTTTCAACAGTGGGGCCTGACGGAGGACGTTTTATTCGCTAAAACCAGGGAAATCCATGCGGCTGGGCGAGCCTATAAACATCTACGCCATGGCGAGGAGCAACAGGATTGGAGTTAA
- a CDS encoding DEAD/DEAH box helicase: MALVHGTWIFQAQQSYFFLWSEAWRSESGVTPPDYPFGGDRQSLETQLQDYGVTMPENAQWLETTFFLPSTKGTKTKPSIPLLSNQTQIPDQLDWADWQIWGLALNPRQAANIIQSLPLTDDALAGDLRFWWQVCRWSLDLVVRRKFLPHVTPLPTGEALATWVPLLDSVTEQQRFAQFLQQMPGICTVGQTPAQVLLSFLTAMVDAQVRPHGKPLQNFPKTSVVFPWCDRLSKAKATFEDLPRQLGHAYENWTFPVREYLVEPPDFALNQPLFRACFQLLPPTADQDRWQLQYGLQALGNAESIVTADQVWQDPSQPQEILLKGLGLASRLYGPIGESLGGPQPCGCPLDAIQAYEFIRSVAWQLRDKGLGVILPEGLEAGSNEVRLGIKISARVKDESRLNLQSLLQYKLEVAVGETTLTEREFQDLLARRSPLVEVKGQWLALQPTDVRAAQEIYQTKMAEQPLRVEDALRLGAEPGQVFAKLPVVGFEASGALRELLDHLTNNESLKLIEPPDSLQGTLRPYQHKGMSWLSFLQKWGLGACLADDMGLGKTIQAIAFLLTLQENKKLTQPVLLVCPTSVVSNWEREISKFAPSLKTLIHHGDRRAKGKTFASTAQQYDVILTSYSLVFRDQKDLATVSWQGMILDEAQNIKNPQAKQAQAVRALDSGFRIALTGTPVENRLRELWSILDFLNPNFLGTQQFFQRRFAIPIEKYGDRQTLQSLRKLTQPFILRRLKTDKTIIQDLPEKQEMEVFCSLSKDQANLYQKLVDESLAEIENTDGIKRRGLILTLLLRLKQLCNHPVLLQSKPKLGKNFAPRSGKLLRLEEMLEELISEGDRALIFTQFSEWGKLLQPYLQERLGRDVLFLYGATRREARQQMCDRFQNDPNGPPIFILSLKAGGTGLNLTRANHVFHVDRWWNPAVEDQATDRAFRIGQKQNVQVHKFVSTGTLEEKISAMIASKKELAEQTVDTGENWLTELDTNQLRDLLLLERDRLMEE, encoded by the coding sequence ATGGCACTGGTACACGGCACTTGGATTTTTCAGGCACAGCAATCCTACTTTTTTCTGTGGAGTGAGGCCTGGCGCAGTGAGTCCGGAGTAACCCCGCCAGATTATCCCTTTGGGGGCGATCGCCAAAGCCTCGAAACCCAACTCCAGGACTATGGGGTGACGATGCCCGAAAACGCCCAGTGGCTAGAAACAACGTTTTTTCTGCCCAGCACCAAAGGCACCAAGACAAAACCCTCGATCCCGCTCCTTTCCAATCAAACCCAGATTCCGGATCAACTGGATTGGGCCGACTGGCAAATTTGGGGCCTCGCCCTAAACCCCCGCCAGGCAGCGAATATTATTCAGTCCTTGCCCCTCACCGATGATGCCCTTGCGGGGGATCTCCGGTTTTGGTGGCAGGTGTGCCGCTGGAGCCTTGATCTAGTCGTGCGGCGCAAATTTCTCCCCCATGTCACCCCCCTCCCGACGGGAGAGGCCCTGGCGACTTGGGTGCCCCTATTGGATAGCGTCACAGAACAGCAGCGGTTTGCTCAGTTTTTGCAACAAATGCCAGGGATTTGTACGGTCGGCCAAACACCCGCCCAAGTGTTACTGAGTTTTCTCACGGCGATGGTCGATGCCCAGGTACGCCCCCATGGGAAGCCCCTGCAAAATTTTCCGAAAACCTCCGTTGTGTTCCCCTGGTGCGATCGCCTCTCCAAAGCCAAAGCGACCTTTGAGGATTTGCCCCGCCAACTGGGCCATGCCTATGAAAATTGGACCTTTCCCGTGCGGGAATATCTGGTGGAACCGCCGGATTTTGCCCTAAATCAGCCCCTATTTCGCGCCTGTTTTCAACTGTTGCCCCCCACCGCAGACCAAGACCGTTGGCAATTGCAATATGGTTTGCAGGCCTTGGGAAATGCGGAAAGTATTGTCACGGCGGATCAGGTTTGGCAAGATCCCAGTCAACCCCAGGAAATTTTATTAAAGGGTCTGGGCCTTGCTTCGCGTTTATACGGCCCCATTGGCGAAAGTTTAGGGGGGCCGCAGCCCTGTGGTTGTCCTCTGGATGCGATCCAAGCCTATGAGTTTATCCGTTCGGTGGCCTGGCAATTGCGAGATAAAGGCCTAGGGGTAATCCTGCCGGAGGGTTTGGAAGCCGGGAGCAATGAGGTGCGCCTTGGCATTAAAATTTCTGCCCGGGTGAAAGATGAAAGTCGTTTAAATCTCCAGAGTCTGTTGCAGTACAAACTGGAGGTGGCCGTTGGCGAAACGACTCTCACAGAACGGGAATTTCAGGATCTGCTGGCACGGCGATCGCCTCTGGTAGAAGTGAAGGGGCAATGGCTAGCTCTCCAACCCACCGATGTGCGCGCCGCCCAGGAAATTTACCAAACAAAAATGGCTGAACAGCCCCTGCGGGTCGAAGATGCCCTGCGCTTGGGGGCAGAACCGGGCCAGGTGTTTGCGAAGTTGCCCGTGGTTGGCTTTGAGGCTTCCGGAGCCTTGCGGGAACTCCTCGATCATCTGACGAATAATGAATCCCTCAAGCTAATTGAGCCACCGGACTCGCTCCAGGGGACGCTCCGGCCCTACCAGCACAAGGGGATGAGTTGGCTGAGCTTTTTACAAAAATGGGGCTTAGGGGCTTGCCTCGCCGATGATATGGGTCTGGGGAAAACAATCCAGGCGATCGCCTTTTTATTGACCCTCCAGGAAAACAAAAAACTGACCCAGCCGGTGCTGTTGGTTTGTCCGACCTCCGTGGTGAGTAATTGGGAACGCGAAATTAGCAAATTTGCCCCCAGCTTAAAAACGTTGATTCACCATGGCGATCGCCGCGCCAAAGGAAAAACCTTTGCCAGTACAGCCCAGCAATATGATGTGATTCTCACCAGCTATTCCTTGGTTTTCCGGGACCAAAAAGACTTGGCCACAGTATCTTGGCAGGGCATGATCCTTGATGAAGCTCAAAATATCAAGAATCCCCAGGCGAAACAGGCCCAAGCGGTGCGCGCCCTCGATAGTGGCTTTCGCATTGCCCTCACGGGAACCCCCGTGGAAAATCGCCTCAGGGAACTCTGGTCAATCCTTGATTTTCTCAACCCCAATTTCCTCGGCACCCAACAATTTTTCCAACGGCGCTTTGCGATTCCCATCGAAAAATATGGCGATCGCCAAACCCTCCAGAGTCTCCGTAAGCTCACCCAACCCTTTATCCTGCGCCGCCTCAAGACCGACAAGACGATTATCCAAGACCTGCCCGAAAAACAAGAAATGGAAGTCTTTTGCAGTCTCTCGAAAGACCAAGCCAATCTTTATCAAAAACTGGTGGATGAATCCCTCGCGGAAATCGAAAACACCGACGGCATTAAACGGCGCGGCCTAATCCTTACCCTGCTGCTACGGCTCAAACAGCTTTGTAATCACCCTGTACTGCTCCAGAGCAAGCCCAAACTTGGCAAAAACTTTGCCCCCCGTTCCGGCAAACTGCTCCGCCTCGAAGAAATGCTCGAAGAATTGATCTCCGAAGGCGATCGCGCCTTGATCTTCACCCAATTTTCTGAATGGGGCAAGCTGCTCCAACCCTACCTCCAGGAACGCCTCGGCCGGGATGTCCTCTTTCTCTATGGCGCAACCCGACGGGAAGCCCGCCAACAAATGTGCGATCGCTTCCAAAACGATCCCAATGGCCCGCCCATTTTCATTCTGTCCCTCAAAGCAGGGGGCACCGGGTTGAATTTAACCCGCGCTAACCATGTGTTCCACGTCGATCGCTGGTGGAATCCGGCCGTAGAAGACCAGGCCACCGACCGCGCCTTCCGCATCGGCCAGAAGCAAAATGTCCAGGTGCATAAATTCGTTAGCACCGGCACCCTCGAAGAAAAAATTAGCGCGATGATCGCCAGCAAAAAAGAACTGGCGGAACAAACTGTCGATACCGGTGAAAATTGGCTGACGGAACTAGATACAAATCAACTGCGAGATTTACTGCTCCTAGAGCGCGATCGCCTCATGGAGGAATAA
- a CDS encoding bifunctional orotidine-5'-phosphate decarboxylase/orotate phosphoribosyltransferase produces the protein MELTPATFTEKLTGAIAAQKTLLVAGLDPNPEMLPDSLRTGDLIQNLKTWLLGIIDQTQDLVCAYKPTLGFYQALGVPGLQLLETVLEHIPSHIAVILDAKHADLNTSSIFAQAIFETWQVDAVTLSAYPGQDHVAPFLLYPDKGVFLQCRTSNPGAFPLQNYPDLERPFYLHLIQEIKQWGTPEQLFLEIGGDRPEVFRQVRAIAPERWILARSIWQRSENLEEIIHQGLNSNGSGLLIPIPNDDLSQTDCRQPVAQLRQKIEDIRRRYTPSNARCDLLQTPTNFPTAHPQAELIVQLFDLGCLLFGEYVQASGATFSYYIDLRKIISNPQVFNQVLNAYGAIAKTLKFDRIAGIPYGSLPTATGLALKLNYPMIFPRKEVKAHGTRRVIEGHFEPGETILVVDDVLITGKSIVEGAKKLESAGLAVKDMVVLIDHEAGVKDRLQAQGYQAHAILTISEITETLFQAGRIDQNQYDCLVSH, from the coding sequence TTGGAGTTAACACCCGCAACCTTCACCGAAAAACTCACCGGGGCGATCGCCGCCCAAAAGACCCTCCTCGTGGCCGGTCTCGATCCAAACCCGGAAATGCTGCCGGATTCTTTACGCACCGGCGATTTAATTCAAAACCTCAAAACGTGGCTCCTGGGGATCATTGACCAGACCCAGGATCTCGTCTGTGCCTACAAGCCGACCCTCGGTTTTTATCAAGCCTTGGGGGTGCCGGGGTTGCAACTCCTAGAAACGGTATTGGAACATATCCCCTCCCACATTGCCGTAATTCTCGATGCGAAACACGCGGATCTCAACACCAGCAGCATTTTCGCCCAGGCCATATTTGAGACGTGGCAAGTGGATGCAGTCACCCTCAGCGCCTACCCCGGCCAAGACCATGTTGCGCCCTTTCTGCTATATCCCGACAAAGGTGTTTTCTTGCAATGTCGCACCTCTAACCCCGGTGCCTTTCCCCTCCAAAATTACCCCGATCTGGAACGGCCTTTTTATCTGCACCTGATCCAAGAAATCAAACAGTGGGGCACCCCCGAACAACTTTTCTTAGAAATTGGAGGCGATCGCCCGGAGGTTTTTCGCCAAGTGCGTGCCATTGCCCCAGAACGCTGGATCCTCGCCCGTAGTATCTGGCAACGGAGCGAAAACCTCGAAGAAATCATTCACCAGGGTTTAAATTCCAATGGGTCTGGCCTCTTAATTCCCATTCCTAACGATGACCTCAGTCAAACAGATTGTCGGCAACCCGTCGCCCAGCTACGGCAAAAAATTGAAGACATCCGCCGGCGTTATACCCCCAGCAATGCCCGTTGTGATTTGCTCCAAACGCCGACGAATTTCCCCACAGCCCACCCCCAGGCGGAGTTGATTGTGCAGTTGTTTGACCTGGGCTGTTTGCTCTTTGGGGAATATGTTCAGGCCTCCGGGGCGACGTTTTCCTATTACATCGATCTACGCAAAATTATTTCTAACCCCCAGGTCTTTAACCAGGTGCTCAATGCCTATGGGGCGATCGCCAAAACCCTAAAATTTGACCGCATCGCTGGGATTCCCTACGGTTCACTCCCCACGGCAACGGGGCTGGCTCTGAAATTAAACTACCCGATGATTTTTCCCCGTAAGGAAGTCAAGGCCCATGGCACCCGGCGGGTGATCGAAGGCCATTTCGAGCCAGGGGAAACGATTCTGGTCGTCGATGATGTGCTGATTACGGGCAAAAGTATCGTTGAGGGGGCCAAAAAACTGGAGTCAGCGGGACTAGCAGTTAAAGATATGGTTGTCCTCATTGACCACGAAGCAGGCGTTAAGGACCGGCTCCAGGCCCAGGGGTACCAAGCTCACGCCATTTTAACCATTTCTGAAATCACAGAAACCCTTTTTCAGGCGGGCCGCATTGACCAGAATCAATATGATTGCCTCGTGAGCCATTGA
- a CDS encoding DNA-directed RNA polymerase subunit omega, with the protein MQKRSSFDSAEIMHRAEDLMQAASNRYRITVQVAQRAKRRRYEEFDAVEDPLMKPPIRAIIEMSDELTQPEIIGE; encoded by the coding sequence ATGCAAAAACGTAGCTCCTTCGATTCTGCAGAAATTATGCACCGGGCTGAAGATCTAATGCAGGCCGCATCCAATCGTTACCGCATTACCGTGCAGGTGGCTCAGCGGGCTAAGCGCCGCCGTTATGAAGAATTTGATGCCGTTGAAGATCCGTTAATGAAGCCGCCGATCCGCGCCATTATCGAGATGTCCGATGAACTGACCCAGCCTGAAATTATTGGCGAATAG
- a CDS encoding ABC transporter permease, which yields MGLHLFEHLQMAIATLRTNKMRSGLTMLGIIIGNASVIAMVGLGQGAQKLATEQFESLGSNVLFIIPGSRAAQRTTIDLPKTLVWEDAKAIAEQVPNVAAVAPQINSRGLVTFRGINKDSLLLGITPEFIEVREFTLAQGRFVTDSDVERNKRVAVIGSEIATELFPNIEPVGQKLRVKNLTFDVIGVLEEKGASFGTNQDNAVYMPLTTMSNQVVGRTSPYGTELTFISVSSESEDRVRAMTFQIKNLLRLRHKIVDEDDFSVQSQQDLLDVANTITGALTTMLAAIAGISLLVGGIGIMNIMLVSVTERTKEIGLRKALGATENDVLYQFLIESVILAGIGGIFGTSLGLGGIFLANVLTPLAAPVSVTAIVMAVGVSGGIGLFFGVFPARQAARLDPIVALRSE from the coding sequence ATGGGATTACATCTGTTTGAGCATTTACAAATGGCGATCGCCACCCTCCGCACCAACAAAATGCGCAGTGGGTTAACGATGCTCGGCATCATCATCGGTAATGCGTCCGTGATTGCCATGGTCGGTTTAGGTCAAGGTGCCCAAAAACTTGCCACAGAACAGTTTGAATCCCTGGGTTCCAATGTTTTGTTTATCATTCCCGGATCGCGGGCCGCCCAGCGCACCACCATCGATTTACCGAAGACGTTGGTTTGGGAAGATGCCAAGGCGATCGCCGAACAGGTGCCAAACGTAGCGGCGGTGGCTCCCCAGATTAATAGTCGCGGTTTAGTCACATTTCGCGGGATTAATAAAGATTCCTTGCTCTTGGGGATTACCCCCGAATTCATTGAGGTGCGCGAATTTACCCTGGCCCAAGGCCGGTTTGTGACCGATAGTGATGTGGAGCGCAATAAGCGCGTTGCTGTGATTGGGTCTGAGATTGCCACGGAGCTTTTCCCGAACATCGAGCCGGTGGGTCAAAAACTCCGGGTTAAAAATCTCACCTTTGATGTGATTGGCGTTTTAGAAGAAAAAGGAGCTTCCTTTGGTACCAACCAGGACAACGCCGTTTATATGCCCCTAACCACGATGTCCAACCAGGTGGTGGGCCGTACGTCTCCCTATGGCACCGAATTAACCTTTATTTCCGTTTCCAGTGAAAGCGAAGACCGGGTCAGGGCGATGACCTTTCAGATCAAAAACCTGCTGCGGCTGCGCCACAAGATCGTCGATGAGGATGATTTTAGTGTCCAAAGTCAACAGGATCTATTGGATGTGGCGAATACAATTACCGGGGCTTTAACCACAATGTTGGCGGCGATCGCCGGTATTTCTCTTCTGGTGGGGGGCATCGGCATCATGAATATTATGTTGGTGTCTGTCACCGAGCGCACGAAAGAAATTGGTCTCCGTAAAGCCCTTGGTGCCACAGAAAACGACGTTTTATATCAATTCCTAATTGAATCGGTGATCCTGGCGGGAATCGGTGGGATCTTTGGTACGAGCCTAGGCCTAGGAGGTATATTTCTCGCCAATGTCTTGACTCCCCTGGCGGCCCCGGTTTCTGTGACAGCGATTGTGATGGCGGTAGGTGTTTCTGGGGGAATTGGCTTATTTTTTGGGGTGTTTCCGGCACGACAGGCGGCCCGTTTAGACCCAATTGTTGCCCTCCGCAGCGAGTAG
- a CDS encoding gamma-glutamylcyclotransferase, whose protein sequence is MLKVFVYGTLQPGEVNFPRYCAPHHPHIEKALIPGKLYQLPVGYPALTPEPGWVEGYLLRFTDPGVLVNLDVLEDYQPERSPSLNEYQRLQAPVYTETKTILTEAWVYVMTPEKVTQLGGTPFSGSHWTGRQR, encoded by the coding sequence ATGCTAAAGGTTTTTGTCTATGGCACTCTTCAGCCGGGAGAAGTTAATTTTCCCCGTTACTGTGCCCCCCATCATCCCCATATTGAAAAAGCCTTAATCCCAGGGAAGCTTTACCAGTTGCCTGTGGGTTATCCGGCCCTCACCCCAGAGCCAGGCTGGGTAGAAGGTTACTTGCTACGGTTCACGGATCCCGGTGTGTTAGTGAACCTAGATGTCCTCGAAGATTATCAACCGGAGCGATCGCCTTCCCTCAATGAATATCAGCGACTCCAAGCTCCTGTTTACACAGAGACAAAAACGATTCTAACGGAGGCTTGGGTGTATGTGATGACCCCAGAAAAGGTTACTCAGCTGGGAGGGACGCCTTTTTCTGGCTCCCACTGGACCGGTCGCCAGCGCTAA
- a CDS encoding response regulator transcription factor, whose product MAKRYNILLVDDEPGVREAVQAYLEDDEALTVTTAENATKAWDVLQTFTPDLVISDIMMPQVDGYQFLGQLRDDPRFKTLPVIFLTARGMTGDRIQGYQAGCDAYLPKPFEPEELEAIVKNLLTREAAIAEQQEGGGSNLEGIAQDLREIKQFLGQQNQLVTTPPPLKIDLTPREQSVLDLVAQGLMNKEIAKELETSVRNVEKYVSRLFSKTGTNSRTELVRYALKHGLTQ is encoded by the coding sequence ATGGCTAAACGCTACAATATTTTGCTCGTCGATGATGAACCGGGTGTCCGGGAGGCTGTCCAGGCCTATTTAGAAGATGATGAAGCCCTCACCGTCACCACCGCCGAGAATGCCACCAAAGCCTGGGACGTTCTGCAAACGTTTACACCGGACTTGGTGATTTCTGACATTATGATGCCCCAGGTGGATGGTTATCAGTTTTTGGGCCAACTGCGCGACGATCCTCGCTTTAAAACTCTCCCGGTGATTTTCCTGACGGCCCGTGGCATGACTGGCGATCGCATTCAAGGCTACCAAGCAGGCTGTGATGCCTATTTACCAAAACCCTTTGAACCCGAAGAACTCGAAGCGATTGTGAAAAATCTTCTGACCCGGGAAGCGGCGATCGCCGAACAGCAAGAAGGCGGCGGCAGTAACCTCGAAGGCATTGCCCAGGATCTCCGGGAGATTAAACAATTTCTGGGCCAGCAAAATCAACTGGTCACTACCCCACCGCCCTTGAAAATTGACCTGACCCCCAGGGAACAAAGCGTTCTCGACCTCGTAGCCCAGGGACTAATGAATAAAGAAATTGCCAAGGAGCTCGAAACCAGCGTCCGCAACGTCGAAAAGTACGTTAGTCGCCTATTTAGCAAAACGGGAACCAATAGTCGGACAGAATTGGTACGCTACGCCCTCAAGCATGGTTTAACGCAATAG
- a CDS encoding 5-(carboxyamino)imidazole ribonucleotide synthase: MKHKVGVIGGGQLAWMMGAEARSLGMELWVQTPNASDPAVSNADQVIIGAIDDLASTAKLVENCHVVTFENEFVDLEALDTLVKRGAKFFPSLPFLAALLDKYDQRRCCQRFDIPVPTFVPWQLGEPLPPGWEFPLVVKARRHGYDGKGTFIVKDAAALQALPTDLADTPLLLEAFVPFEQELAVMVTRNRRGEIRTFPTVETQQIDQVCRWVLAPAAVPQAVVDQVEKIAHTLAEGLNLVGIMGIELFLTPEGQVLVNEIAPRTHNSGHFSLDACQTSQFAMQLQAIADLPLGNPKMLSAGAVMVNLLGFEHSTGDYAHKRQMLTQFPQSHIHWYNKTSASPGRKLGHVTVLSETNDRETLMAIAKQIETIWYGNASPT; the protein is encoded by the coding sequence TGTGGGTACAAACACCCAACGCCAGCGATCCAGCGGTTTCCAATGCCGATCAAGTGATCATCGGGGCGATCGACGATCTAGCATCTACGGCCAAGCTGGTGGAAAACTGCCATGTGGTCACCTTCGAAAATGAATTTGTTGATCTCGAAGCCCTCGATACCCTCGTTAAACGAGGAGCAAAATTTTTCCCTTCTCTGCCCTTTCTCGCCGCCCTCCTGGACAAATATGATCAACGGCGCTGCTGTCAACGGTTTGATATTCCGGTGCCGACCTTCGTCCCTTGGCAACTGGGTGAACCGCTGCCCCCTGGTTGGGAATTTCCGTTGGTCGTGAAGGCCCGTCGTCATGGTTATGACGGTAAAGGTACATTTATCGTTAAAGATGCGGCTGCTTTACAGGCTTTACCAACGGATTTAGCCGATACGCCTCTACTTTTAGAAGCGTTTGTGCCCTTTGAGCAGGAATTGGCGGTGATGGTGACCCGCAACCGTCGAGGAGAAATTCGCACCTTTCCGACGGTGGAAACCCAGCAAATTGATCAAGTGTGTCGTTGGGTTCTTGCCCCTGCGGCAGTTCCTCAGGCGGTGGTGGATCAAGTTGAAAAGATTGCCCACACCTTAGCTGAGGGGTTAAATCTGGTGGGCATCATGGGGATTGAGTTGTTTCTTACCCCCGAGGGACAAGTATTAGTGAATGAGATTGCCCCCCGCACCCATAATTCGGGGCATTTTAGTTTGGATGCTTGTCAGACGTCGCAGTTTGCGATGCAACTCCAGGCGATCGCCGATTTGCCCCTGGGGAATCCGAAGATGCTTAGTGCTGGGGCGGTGATGGTAAATTTACTGGGGTTTGAGCACAGCACGGGGGATTATGCCCACAAACGGCAGATGTTGACCCAATTTCCCCAGAGTCATATCCATTGGTATAACAAAACAAGTGCCAGTCCGGGACGAAAACTAGGTCATGTCACGGTTTTAAGTGAAACCAATGACCGAGAAACCCTGATGGCGATCGCCAAGCAAATTGAAACCATTTGGTATGGCAATGCTAGCCCCACCTAA